The nucleotide window acaacagatttctcatcgcgagagtgagagaaagcgagagagagagagagagatgtctTAGGATTAACCACATTTAAACACATTTTGGTTTGTGTGAACACTGAGGCCACCGCCGACGAGGATGAGAAGGAGGATAAGAGGCAACAAAAATGTGATGCCTCGCTaaaataaaggagatggacctattgtggtcttgagtgatggttgttggGTTAAGAGTGTGTGctattttttttctcccgttgcaacacaCAGGCTCTTTTGCTAGTTATCCTTAAGATTATTCGGTAGCTCAAGTTTGTCCTTTTTGGAAGGACTACTGCTCGTTATATCCTTTTCAGAGCAGGGGAAAAAAGGAACACATGATTCAAGTTTATTATTGTGTTTCCCCATTCTTTGTGAGGTAGAGATATTCTCAGACTCTGGCCGGCCCGTGGATTCATCTGTGCTATATTTATCGTCTTCCTTGTTGATGGATGTAAACCACCTGTTATCTTTTCCATGTCACTAGCTTCCTGGGGATTGAAAAAGCATATGAACATATGATACATAGCAAGTTGATTTAGAAAGTCATATTTATATGACATGTAGCCAGTTGATTTAAGAAGTCATATTTGTTGCATACACGCAGAAGTCATGTAACCTGTTTTTATCATAAACCGGTAACATAAGGTTTTTGATTTGGTTTCCATATATAAAAGATTAAATCTTCTTTTCTGTTTATTGAAAATTGTCTTAGTTCTTGGCCCTTGCCCTTTGGGTTTTTGAATGAATCACTAAAGCACTTAGCCTTATTTTTACAATTAAGTGATGTAGTATCATAAGTATTTTGCAGGGACTAGAAGTAGATATGATTTGCTGCATTGTTTCCTTTGTAGGTTTTATTTGCCAGTTGTTCATTTGCTTGGGGGTCCTTTTGTGTCGATCCATCATAAGCTTAGACATGGTTAAAGAGCCCACGCTTTCACGCGTGGACAATCTCTACCAAGTAAACGCGATTGGTTTGGCTCAACAAACTATATACAAATGCCGCTGCTTTACTTTACATGTTTCACAACTTCTCTAGTGGAGTAGATACCTTCCTTTAAAAAAGTCACTATAACATGCAGATAATAATGACACTGAGAGATTGCTTATCATATTCCTCATCATCTTTAAAATTTTAAGGATCTTACATAAAATTGTTTTCTCAATGTAAGAAGACAAAAATCAATTCATGCTTTGTATCTTTTCCAGGCCTATGATTTAGACTGTAGAACACAACGCCATCAGGACCGAAGGAAAATGCCTAAGACTTTGATTTATTTATTTGGAGAACTGAGAGCGCCCAATGCAGAGGAAACCACAAAGCTTATGGTGATGGATGAAGCAAGAGGCTTCCCTCGGATGTTTGAATCCATTCATCACCGTTCTGTGTTTTCCATAGAGAAGATATTCATTGCAGTCACACTAATCCTTCTTGCCGTCATGGTGTTGTGCATTCAGGGAAGGAGTGACACTCATGCTATGGGACGAGCTGCCTATTTGAAAGGTATCTTCCATCACGACAATCTTGCAGCGGCCGCGGTGGCAATGACTGCATCAGCGGCCATCCTATAGGCAATGGTAATTGCAGCAGTTTTCTTGTCGTCCCCATCAACCTCAGCGAGTGAGGTGAGAGTGACGACTTTCTTCCTGAACACAACATCTTTCGTTTGATACCTTTTGGATGGTGGGAGACATCAAGGACCTTCCTGGACGGAGGAATCCATGGCGTCAATGGACGTCTCGGGTGGTGGCTCTCATCGATGCGGCTGCAACCATGATGGCAAGAAGGATTAGAGCAACTGCTGACAAGTTTGCCATGATGGAAGAAACCCTCAATTGTCCCATTGCATGGATGACACCCTGTCCATCCATGAATGCACACTACATGTCCATTCAAGAAGATGTTGCTTCCAGTGAGATATGCTTGGCTTGGATGCTTAGAAGGTGGTCATCGCTTTAAATAGGAGATGATGCATGAAGATGGTGCAAGGCCACGAGAGCTTTGCGGGTGTCATGCGATGGGTGCAAAAATTGATTGCATGCATGCTTGATTGAACATCAACACGCTGCCACCAATCAAATACCCTAAAAAATTCGTAGGAAGGAGCATCGTCCATCTTGATAGACATCCACATCAGACAGAACCCGCCACAATCCATAATGTCCACATCAAACCCACAACTCACTATTTTCAGtccgaaaataaataaataaatagctcACCATTTTGACAGCCTTGGAAATTGAAACTTAGAAGATATGAGTTTAACCAAAGATCCTTACGAAACGCACATCGCCGGACGGCCTAAAATAAATCCATCAAAATATGAACACCGACGTTAAATCTAGGACTAAACTTTGATGTGCCGAAAATACCACTCTCCTCCTGCTCATCCGATCATAGATTGGTTTGTTTCGTTACGAACCCAATCTTGTTTCCTGGTGCAGTATGCTCAATGCACCATGAATTATTAGCAGAAAATAGCGTCACGGAAGCCACGCATACAACGGACACGTGTGCTTCCAGCCGTCCACGTCATGCTAGCTCGAACCACCTTGCTTGACTTGTTTGCCATCCTCGTCATTATCAACCCAATCTTGTTCCCTTAAAAAAACGGGATCGATAACTCCCGAACGTCCGTATTTTACGTTTTGGACCCGAACACTCTAATTGTCGTCGGATCAGGCCCACAGATCTTAAAGCGTGTCAGTGATACACGTCAGCAAATGAACCCGTTCGGAAATATACAACCCGTCCCGAACGCCTTATCCTTCTCCAGGCTCCACTCAGTCCGTTGATTCCCGTCGCCCCCTCATTCTGATTCCACCCACCACCAAATCGCCGGCGATTCCTGGCGACAGCCACGGCTCACGGAGATCCCGGAGCGCGCGCCGTGTACGGGCGAAGCGGACCAGCGCCTGGCGACTAGAGGTCCTACGGCGGGAGCGGCGGCCGCCCCTGGCCAACGGTGAGCTGCGCGGAGGGCAGCAGCAGCGAGATGGAATCACATTGCCTGTGTCGGCGGCTATGGAGAGGAGAAGTGTAGGAAGCTTCAGCGCGAGTTGGGGAGATGGTGGCGAGGGGAGCTCGTACCGGCGGCGGTTGGAGATGAGACACAAGGCAGTAGCCGCGCATGGAAATGGGGGACGCACCTTGGTGCGGTGGGGGACTAGCAGCAAAGGCGCCATCTACTCCAGGATCCCGGCGCTGGTTCATTAGGTTAGCGCCTGCTGCCTCTGCTCCGGTAGGAGCCGCTCCTGCTTGTGCTCCGGTCGTCGCCAGCAGGTCGAGTAGGTGGCGTCGTCGAGGTTCCTGCAGTCGTGAACAGGGGACTTGGGAGCTGAGCCGGTTCGGGGATCACGGGCAGCGCCGTCGACATAGAGCTGGTGAGATTTCTGCTCCATTCCTCCCCCCACGACAGCTTCATTCGGCTGAAATTGCAGTGAATAGTGTATGTTTGCAGCTATGGCAATTCTTGTACTGAATTTTTTGCCATTAAAATGCAGTGGACAGTGTGTAATTTTTTGCAGATATGGCAATTTCTGTAGTGGAATTGCCATGAAAATGTAGTGGCCAGTGTATGCAGGCTGTTATAGAGTCCATGAAAATTTGTTGGAAATGTTCTGCATTTTTTTGGGTCCATGGCAATTTCAAGGCGGAAACATATCAACATCATGGCCATTTTGCCATGTAGCTTGGTAGCATCGCATAAGTATTGCAGACATCATAATATTCTTTATTACACAattttgccatgatatgttttTGATATGGCAATTTAAGATGTCAAAAACATTTGCAAACTTGCCATGGCAAAGTTAATATGTGCAAAAACATGGTAATTTTTTTTTTGTAATTAAGTTTGTACAAAAAATTGGCAAACTTCTTTCAATAAGATGTTCAAAAAACATGGCAAACTTGCCATGGCAACAAAAGATGTTCAAAAACATGGCAACTTAAGATGTACAAAAACTTGGCAAACTTGCCACGGCAACTTCTTCCTTTTTGTGAACTTCATAGTGTTGGCAACTTTTCCTATTGTAAAGATGCAGATTTGCTATGACTTCTTCCTTTTTTTACGCCATTTATGAAAACATAAACTTGAACATGGTAATTTCTTTCATAGAATGGTAAaagaccatggcaattttgccGTGCAGAAGTCTAGTAGTTTATTAGTTATAGAAAAACTGGGCTTTAATACTAGTCATAACTTAACAtgggcctttttttctttttcacaGAAAAAAGGCCTGTAGGGGCCCGGTGGGTGGGGGCGTTTGTGCTGGTTCATTCTCCTCCCGAACAAATCGTTCGGTCAATGCCCCTGCCCTCCCAAGCGATTCGTCCGGGTAGGGGTGTCTGCAGGCCGAACAGACACGCCTTTATCAGGGTCATTTAATATGCATTTTCACGATGACATTTTTATATTTCATAAGGTTTTCATATTTTAAGAACATGGCAATTTTTTAACTTTCTAGCATGCCAAAAAATTAGTTTATTGCCATGGCAATTTCGAGCTTCATTTTGGCATGCATTTTTTTTTGTGATGTCAACTTTTCTTTATCACAACATGGCAAAAATTCCCTTTCATTTTGCCTGACAAATTTACTTtaacaaacatggcaaaaaaatccTTTCATTGCCATGCAATTTTTTTACTCTTTTTTGCCATGTCAAATTTACAATTTTTGGTCATGGCAAAATTCTCCTTTTATTTTCCATGccaaaataaagaaaaattatGGAGCATGGCAAATTAGCTTTCTACTTGCCATGTCAACTTTTACTTTATTTCGCCATGGCAATTTTTAACCTTCATTGCCATGGCAATTTTACGGTTAAATACTTGGCAAATTTACTATCTACATACATGGGAAATTTTACTCTATTTTTGCCATGTCATAATTTTACTTTATTTTTTCATGGCAAAATTTTAACTTTATTGCCATGGCAATTTTACTGGAACATACATGGCAATTTTCACTGTACTTTGCCACGTCAAAAAATTACTATATtttttgccatggcaattttACCTTAAAATACTTGGCAAATTTACAATTTAAATACATGGCAAATTTTACTCTATTTTTGCCATGTCAGAATTTTACTTTATTTTGCCATGGAATTTTTTTAACTTCATTACTATGGCATATTTACTTTTAAATACATGGAAATTTCGCATGGTCAATTTTAAATTAGTTTCATGGCAATTTCTCcatgtttttatttttttggcTGCGTGTAATTAAAACACCACAGCAAGTTTCCTGTATAAGTTTTTCTTCTCAAATTCCATACAAAGCATGTCAATTTTAATTAAAACATCATGGCAAATTTTAATATTTTTTAAGCATGCCAAATTTGAGATTTTTTTTACCTTGCGCTACTTTATTCTCGGACCACGGCAAATTATATTTTTTTCGACCCTGGAATTAGAATTTTTCATTAAACTTTTTGATCAAAGACATACCCACTAACTGGTTTTTTATGTGCTCACGTAGCAGGAttttttttttgtttctgttGTAAAAGAAGCGtcattttttgattttttaagGACTATTTTTTGTTTATAAAGCTGGGCCTTTTTAGGCCCTTTTTTGGTTTTACGTACACGTGCTGAGGGAAGAGGCTGAAAGGGTTCGGGCTGCCCTTCCACCACACCGAACGACACAATCGTTCGTTCCATCGCTCCTCCCTGCCGAACCTTTCCGTTCGGACCGGGGTTCTCCTAAACCGAACGGTCGGGAGTTATCGACGTCCAAAAAAAAACCCAATCCTGTTCATGCATGGTGCCGGTCTGCCGGACAAGCACTCTGTATCTCTATACCACCGTGAACCACCACACAACCTGTAAAGCGCAGACGTGCAGTGCGGGTGCAGCAACGGGGGTGGCCGGAACAACAAACCCGTGTGCCCGGCGCGCCACCCCAACGGCAAGGCGAGGGCCGGCCACCCCGTTCCGTTCCGTTCCACGCGATCGGCGCTACCAGCTCGAATACAAAATATCGAAATTGTTCGGTTTAAAATGGCCCGTCCCCTACTTGCTCTGCTGCACTTGTCCTGCGCCAGCACCGCGCTCCAGGTCACCAGCTCGACCTCGCAGAGCGCGCCCACCGCCGGAATGGCTTCCAGCGCCGCCGCCGACGTGGTTGAGACCGAGCTGTTCCCCTTCATCCGCGTGTACAAGAGCGGCCGCGTCGAGCGCCTGCTCGGCACCGACACCGTGCCGGCGTCCTTGGACGCCTCCACGGGCGTGGCGTCCAAGGACGTCGTCATCGACCCGGCCACCGGCGTCTCCGTCCGCCTCTACCTCCCGCCAGCGGCTGCGGCGTCCGGGGGCGAAGGCAAGAAGCTGCCCGTCCTCGTGTACTTCCACGGCGGCGGGTTCATGGTCGAGACGGCGGCCGCCCCGACGTACCACCGCTACCTCAACGCGCTCGCCGCCCGCGCGGGCGCGCTCGCGGTGTCCGTGGAGTACCGCCGCGTGCCGGAGCACCCGCTCCCCGCGGCCTACGACGACTCGTGGGCGGCCCTGGCGTGGGCGGTCGCCGGCTCCGCACCGGGAGGCCCCGAGCCGTGGCTCGCGGCGCACGGGGACGCGTCCCGCGTGTTCCTCGCCGGCGACAGCGCGGGCGCCAACATCGCGCACAACGTCGCCCTGCGCGCCGCCGCCGAGGGCCTCCCGCGCCCGTGCGCGGCCATCGTCGGCGTGCTGCTGGTGCACCCCTACTTCTGGGACCCGACCAACGCCATGGCGCCGGCGCTGGAGGTCAGGATCCGCAACGAGTGGCGGATCATGTGCGCGCGCCCCGACGCCGGGGTCGACGACCCGAGGTTCTGCCCGACGTGCGCCGTGGCGGCGccgcggctcgcggcgctgccgGGCAAGAGGGCGATGGTGGCCGTGGCGGGCGACGACTTCCTGGCGGTGAAGGGGCGGGCGTACCACGCGGCGCTGCTCGCGAGCGGGTGGCGCGGCGAGGCCGAGCTGGTGGACACGCCGGGGCAGGACCACGTGTTCCATCTCATGCGGCCAGGGACGGAGGCGGCCGCGGACATGTTGGACCGCGTCGCGGGGTTCATTTCTCGTGCTTGACCTCACCTGCTCCCCGTTGAAGTTGAACCGTGCGCGGTTCCTGTCGTCGTGCGTCAGGGCGGCTAATAAATGAAGCAGACTCGCTATCTCCCAAGAGCAACGGATTTGAAGTCTGCTCTTGGAATTTTGCTATACATCTGTGCTGCATCCATCGGCGTGCGTTGAAATTAGTATGTTTCGTGTCTATGTCAGTAACAATATTTTCTTTGAATTTTGAAAAACTTGATAGGCTCCCCATGACAACATAGTGGGAGCTCAATGCCCTTTTGATCTCGATTCATGCTTTGGAAGAAAGATGCCCACGTAAGAGCATCTACACCCAGCATCTCAAACTTGTCTTAAACGTTCGGGCGGACGGACCGATCACTGACCGGTCAAAAAACCCGACTCAACGAGGGCCTCAAACTGGTCTCAGACGTCCGGGCTATCCGacacccctcatatccagcccaaatatagGCAGGATATGAGGCGGCCTAGGCACGTCCACCATGTCAACCCGGCACATCATCGACCCCACGCTGTCCTAAAAAAAACCCAATTTGTCCCTTCTAAGAACCCTAGCTCACTCCACTGTCCTCTCTCGCTTccccgcccctccctcctccgATTCCAACCGAATCCAACGACATGTCGAGCTCCGGCAGCCACTAAAGCTCCAACCTCGACATTGACGAGAAGCTGACTCTCCGCATTGCGCCGGAGCGGTCCAAGGTGGACACAGGGGGTAGCTCCGGATCTGCACCGTTGCCGCTCCTACGCCGGTGCAGTGCGGCCGCCGAAGCTGCCCCTCATGGCCCGTGCTTAGCTTCGCGAAGGCTGCGCAATCCGCTCCGTCCCCTTCTCCCGCCGGCCGCTGCTCCATGTGGGCGGCGGTGGGTGCTAGTGCCCACTTCGACGGCCCGCACGCGCACGCCGGAATAGGAGACGCGCGCCGACCGCCGAGAGTGGCAGCAAACAAGGGAAAGGGACGCGACGGAGCAATCCGTGCGCCGCTGCAGCAGGTTGCCGGTGGAGCACAACGAGGACGAGCGACTCCTCGCTTGGGTCTACCGTCGGTCATTGGCGATGGCGGATACAGACGCTTGCAGTTTATGGAGGAAGAATGCGGAAGCGCTCTGGCTTGTCATTGGGCAGTCGAAGCGTGAGGCGGCCGAGGCGGATCAGGTGGTGAACCTGAAGCGACAGCAAGATAGGGTCGTCCGGTGGATGAAGGGGCTTGTTGTCATCACCgactcctcctccaacaatggcgACGACCATAGCTCCACATATATCCCATGACCCCGACAATCCACCACCCGCCGCGGACGCCAACTCGTGCACCGTCGACCGGAAGTGCAAAGGCCCGGC belongs to Triticum urartu cultivar G1812 chromosome 7, Tu2.1, whole genome shotgun sequence and includes:
- the LOC125524636 gene encoding tuliposide A-converting enzyme 1, chloroplastic-like, with the protein product MARPLLALLHLSCASTALQVTSSTSQSAPTAGMASSAAADVVETELFPFIRVYKSGRVERLLGTDTVPASLDASTGVASKDVVIDPATGVSVRLYLPPAAAASGGEGKKLPVLVYFHGGGFMVETAAAPTYHRYLNALAARAGALAVSVEYRRVPEHPLPAAYDDSWAALAWAVAGSAPGGPEPWLAAHGDASRVFLAGDSAGANIAHNVALRAAAEGLPRPCAAIVGVLLVHPYFWDPTNAMAPALEVRIRNEWRIMCARPDAGVDDPRFCPTCAVAAPRLAALPGKRAMVAVAGDDFLAVKGRAYHAALLASGWRGEAELVDTPGQDHVFHLMRPGTEAAADMLDRVAGFISRA